From the genome of Perca flavescens isolate YP-PL-M2 chromosome 12, PFLA_1.0, whole genome shotgun sequence, one region includes:
- the colec12 gene encoding collectin-12 — protein MPLQCCGCDFKQQLHNGRVLLTTMKDDFADEEEVQSFGYKRFGIQEGTECTKCKNDWALRAAIALLYVLCALLTIAVAVLGYKVVERMDSVTEGMQKYGGQINDVETDLKKLDDQTGEKSVNATSDIKTFKSDLEALQKQLNDIALRATRNRDVLDELQITGDDMQNGHVSLQSFLKGNEASLHGVNQTLASYGGMIDNLQTDTAWLQSEIQGQVNVQSQTQVSISALNITQSQQRNQLSTLQKTVEDASQAVQKLKNDYQGLQQTARQTRADTEWLKEKVQNLQVLAANNSALARSNGEALDDLGAQLNTLASQIQNTSALNEEHGQSLHELMDHQRDHDNTTSSKFDEMESRLDRHENDMDRVTGNVSFATQLLGAISSDLNGLRSCAETVLRHSDLLLGLNSSVTEASADSRELRAQQDELAARLDREVNNLSVVMEEMKVVDSKHSQLITNFTILQGPPGPRGPRGDKGPQGPMGQSGQKGDKGDKGMPGLVGPKGEKGAAGPPGATGPKGAAGARGLPGAKGSRGSGGRPGNPGEKGDPGAPGIPGRDGLSGLPGPQGPQGPRGAAGPAGLEGPRGPVGPIGPPGPAGLPGIPAPAPPLSKPPQPTQPTQPAMVLETPKPPQPPKPPQPPKPSQPPKPAEEPEGSVSQQVQLPDANTSAPGCPPQFTKFGDNCYYFSSGPQRLNFDESKQFCTNMTSLMLIINDNDEQQFVRNKIAGKGYFWLGLTDREEENVWKWVDGTLPVFKKWKPGQPDNWTHGHEDGEDCAGLIHNANWNDFYCTDRIGFICERASDLKVPVL, from the exons GAATTCAGGAGGGTACGGAGTGCACCAAGTGTAAAAATGACTGGGCACTGAGGGCGGCCATTGCACTGCTCTATGTGCTCTGTGCCCTGCTCACCATAGCAGTGGCTGTCCTCGGATACAAAG TGGTCGAGAGAATGGACAGTGTCACAGAGGGCATGCAGAAATATGGAGGCCAGATCAATGATGTGGAGACAGACTTGAAGAAACTAG ATGATCAGACAGGAGAGAAGTCAGTTAATGCCACAAGTGACATCAAGACTTTCAAGTCCGATCTGGAGGCATTACAGAAACAACTGAATGATATTGCCCTCAGGGCAACCAGAAACAGGGATGTGCTGGATGAGCTTCAGATCACAGGAGATGACATGCAAAACGGCCACGTCTCCCTGCAGAGTTTTCTGAAAGGCAACGAGGCCTCGCTGCATGGGGTCAACCAGACCTTGGCCTCCTACGGTGGCATGATTGACAACCTCCAGACAGACACTGCATGGCTCCAGTCAGAGATACAGGGCCAGGTGAATGTGCAGAGCCAGACTCAGGTTAGTATCAGTGCACTAAACATCACCCAGTCCCAGCAGCGCAATCAGCTCAGCACGCTGCAGAAGACGGTCGAAGACGCAAGCCAGGCGGTGCAGAAACTGAAGAATGACTATCAGGGTCTGCAGCAGACAGCCAGGCAGACCCGGGCTGACACAGAGTGGCTGAAGGAAAAGGTCCAGAACCTCCAGGTTTTGGCAGCCAATAACTCAGCCCTGGCCCGTTCCAATGGAGAAGCTCTGGATGACTTGGGGGCTCAGCTCAACACACTAGCCAGCCAGATCCAGAACACCTCCGCTCTCAATGAGGAGCATGGCCAGAGCCTGCATGAGCTGATGGACCACCAGAGAGACCACGATAACACCACCTCATCTAAGTTTGATGAGATGGAATCACGGTTAGACAGACATGAGAACGACATGGACCGTGTGACCGGAAATGTGAGCTTCGCCACGCAGCTCCTCGGTGCCATCAGCTCCGACCTGAATGGCCTGAGGTCCTGCGCTGAGACAGTGTTGCGGCATTCAGACCTGTTACTGGGGCTGAACAGTAGTGTGACAGAGGCCAGTGCAGATAGCAGAGAGCTGCGTGCACAGCAAGATGAGCTGGCAGCCAGGTTGGACAGAGAGGTCAACAATCTCTCTGTGGTGATGGAGGAGATGAAGGTGGTGGACAGCAAGCACTCACAGCTCATCACCAACTTCACCATCCTGCAGG GTCCACCAGGTCCAAGGGGCCCCAGGGGTGACAAGGGCCCCCAGGGGCCAATGGGCCAGTCAGGTCAAAAGGGTGATAAGGGAGACAAAGGGATGCCGGGGTTGGTGGGACCTAAAGGAGAGAAAGGTGCTGCTGGACCACCAGGTGCGACAGGTCCAAAGGGTGCAGCCGGGGCTCGGGGTCTTCCAGGGGCTAAAGGATCAAGAGGGTCTGGAGGTCGACCTGGAAACCCTGGTGAAAAAGGTGACCCTGGGGCCCCGGGGATTCCTGGTAGGGATGGACTGTCAGGGTTGCCAGGACCACAAGGGCCACAGGGGCCCAGAGGAGCAGCAGGACCTGCAGGGCTTGAGGGGCCTCGCGGACCTGTTGGACCAATCGGCCCTCCCGGTCCAGCAGGGCTACCAGGAATACCTGCGCCTGCCCCTCCGCTTTCAAAGCCTCCTCAGCCCACTCAGCCCACTCAGCCCGCTATGGTCCTTGAAACCCCGAAACCACCTCAACCCCCGAAACCACCTCAACCCCCAAAACCATCTCAACCCCCCAAACCAGCAGAGGAACCAGAAGGCTCCGTGTCCCAGCAGGTCCAGCTTCCTGACGCCAATACTTCAGCGCCTG GTTGCCCACCTCAGTTCACAAAGTTTGGAGACAACTGCTATTACTTCTCCTCTGGTCCCCAGAGGCTCAACTTTGACGAGTCCAAGCAGTTTTGTACTAACATGACATCTCTAATGCTCATTATTAACGACAATGATGAACAG CAATTTGTGAGAAACAAAATTGCAGGAAAGGGCTATTTCTggctaggccttactgacaggGAGGAGGAAAATGTCTGGAAATGGGTGGATGGAACATTACCTGTTTTCAA GAAGTGGAAGCCTGGCCAACCTGATAACTGGACCCATGGCCACGAAGACGGCGAGGACTGTGCTGGCCTTATCCATAATGCC